The DNA window GTGTATATATTTGCCACCTACGAGATTGCCTACGCACCGGTGCCGATACTGCTGTGCATAGGCAGCTTCTTCCTGATTGTGTCAGGCGCTGATTTCTTTGGTCTTCTGACGGCCAACCGTTCCGTGCGACTGGGAGAGATCAGCTATGGCATCTATCTGCTGCAGGGGCTTGCCTTCGTCTTGGTTTTCTCCGTTGCGCCCGTGCGGAATTTTGCCCTGGACAGCGCCAGCCAGTATTGGCTCGTGATATTGATGACAATGGTGCTTCTGGTTTTGATGGCGCTGGTCGCGCACCTTGTTGTCGAAAAGCCGGGCGTCTCGCTAGGAAACAGTCTTGTGACAGTTCTTCACCTGCTGACGACGCACGATACACACGAGGCTGCAATTGCGAGCGTGGCTCGGCCCGGGCGGATGCCGGGAAGCTTCACAAGACAATCTGCCGACCGCTTGTAGCCGGATACATCGCGGCCTTCTTGGGAAAACAGGCCCATGAAAGTTTTATTCGCATTTTAACTAATGAAGCTCATCCTACTAAATGGTGTGGTATCGACTCGCGGGGGCGGGGTGGAATGACTGACCAGGATGACGAGGATGGCGTCCCAAAACCCAGCCCATCCAAACGCTGGCGGACAATAGCTCTGAAGACAGCACAGTTTATCCCACCTGTCATCTCGATAGGATGTGCCGTCACAGTTGGCTATTTTGCCTATATGGCTGCCAACCAAAAACCGCCGGCCGATATAGCAGCACTGGCAGTGTCGATCCTCAAGTCCAGCGATGCGTCCCCGGAAATGCGGGAATGGGCCGCGGATGCCATAGGAATACAGAACGATATTGGAATGCCGGCCAAATCCATTCAGCAATGAAACTGTGGCACGCGCAGATCGCCAAGCACATATGCCCGCCCGACATCACCGGCTAAGCGGGTATCCGACGCAAGGCCCTGGACACATTTCCTGAAGCCGCTCAGCCTTCGAAACAACCGCTTCGACAGCAGTCGGGCACATCCAAAAAAACGTCCAGGCCCAAGCTTGGAACCTCCTGCCTTGTTGCGCGTTTCTTGGCGTCCCGTTCGTGGACCCGCCCGGATATTTCTCCAAGGGCTGCGATAAAATCAGGAGCCCGCTTCATGCACGACAAGCTGTTTCATTCACCGGTCGCACTGTCCGTCGGCCTCGGCTTCAAGCGCGAGATCGCCTCACTGGCCGAAATGCACGATTTCCTGACCAATTGGACGACCTCCCGCCGCGGCCCGCTTTTTCGCAACGCGGTGAAGGCCTGCGATCTTGCCGTCCCGGGTTATGTGACCACGGAGCAGGCGCGCCGGGCGCTGGTGGAGTTTGCGCAGGCTGCCGGCATCCTATGGCCGGATCTCGAGCCGGTTGCGGGCGCCCGCGCCGTTGCCCGTGGTTATGGCGGCTACGCCGCCTGAGGATTGATGCCATCGTGGCGGCTAAAGCCATACCAGCCACCACAGAAAGCCCGGCTTGGCCCTCCAGCCGGGCTTTCACTTTTCCAGCGACCCAGAAACCGCCATCTTGCAGCTGAGCCTGACGACGTTGCGCCTTCCGTGGCGATCAACTTGTCGAACCTGTGCATCGCACGGGCTGCGGGAAATCGCCGAGTTCGATCCGACCTAGCTCAGCATGATGCGGAAACCGCGCCAGATCGTTTAGACGCGGCCCACCGATCATTTTCGCGGATCTACGCTGCTTCCGCCGCGACGTTCACGGCCGACTCCGCGAGCTGCGTCAGCGCTTCG is part of the Mesorhizobium loti genome and encodes:
- a CDS encoding DUF982 domain-containing protein, producing the protein MHDKLFHSPVALSVGLGFKREIASLAEMHDFLTNWTTSRRGPLFRNAVKACDLAVPGYVTTEQARRALVEFAQAAGILWPDLEPVAGARAVARGYGGYAA